A segment of the Lolium perenne isolate Kyuss_39 chromosome 3, Kyuss_2.0, whole genome shotgun sequence genome:
GGAGGGCAGGGGTTCGACGGTGTGCTGCACCACCTTGTTACCCACACAGTGACCACGTCGGgagctgctgctccggcgagcttGGGGTCAGAGGAGCGCCTTGGCGCCCTCTGGGAGGGGTTCTGAGGAGGGAGAGGGGTGGTGTGAGGGAGTGAGTGGGTGGGGGagttccttttataggcgagggaGGCAACGGGAGGGGGAGCCGGCGGTGGCATTACCCAATGGTTGGCCGAGGCGGGTGTCATGGGTGACGTAGGAGGGTGGGGGCGGGGTGACATCGCCCGTAGGACGTCAGCAGGAGGGGAGGGGCACGCGAGAAGGAGGGGAGTCGAGCGGGAGGCTCCCAGAGTCGCTGCTCCTCCTTCTCTATTGGTTAGGGTTTCAGTTTTTGGGCCTCCTTCTTGGGCTGCTCGTCTAGGGCTGGTGGGAAGGGTATGGAGAGGGTCCAGGGAAGGTTAGAGAGAGTTGGGGTCGGGCCAAGGAGGTGCAGGGGGTTGGGGTGGTGCATAGGCACCATGGCCCGGCCATGTGGAACAAAtaaaaagagagagagggggtGGTGTCCTTCTAGGGTTTGCAAGAGAGAGGAGaggaaaagagagagagatgaacgaaGTAGGAAGGGTGCCATGCAAAGGTGAGACAAGTTTTGATAAAAAGAAGAGGAAATAAAAATAGAGAGGAATAGGGGtgaggtgatggtggtgatgccaTCTAATTTTGTTAAAGAGCAAGAAGGGTAGAAAAAAGGGTGGTAGGTGCCCTCTTAATTCAAGAATAACTCATGAGAATTTTGAACCAAAGAATTAGGTAGGGCCATGGAATGGCAAGATAATTTTATGCCAAGCATAGAGATGGGATGGTGGTGAGAATGTCACCACAAGGAATGAGAAGAAAGGTGGAGGGGAGATGGGGAGTGTCTTCACCATAATAATTTGAGTAAAAATTTTGAAGACAAAGATTCACTTAAAACATGTTTTAAAACTAGGAATTTAGCACAAGTGGCGAGGACCACCAAATAGATGGATATGTAACAGGGTTTAAGATTTATTCTAATTAGGGTTAAGGTTTTGAAGTGCAATACCAAATTTAAGAGAAAATCCTTGTTACTAGAAGCAAGGATCTAGCCTATGCACAAGCAAGGTAgcaaaataaaagtttttgttggatcACAAATTCAAATACTAGAAAATAAAACAAGGTTGGAAAAAGTGGGTTGTTACAAGCAACGCGGCTGGGAGCTATAATTTAGGGTGCAGTGGGCATGATGCTGGATTAACGGGCCTATTTCTTTATTTTAGGGCTCGTTTGGTTGGCCCCGTTCCGCGAGGGTTCCCCGGCCTTTCCCCGGCCTCCCATTCCCTGGGCCGACACGCCCCGGGAGAGCCCACCAGGCCGTTTGGAGGCATGCGACGCAACGGTTCCGCGTCCGTTCCGCCTCCAACCCGGGGAAGGCCTTCCGCTAGTCGCCACGCGGGGACGACATTCCGCAACGACGACGGCAACGAAAGACGGCGACGGCGACTGAACCCAAAGCCCCTCCGCACCCCTCCCCACCTCCGGCGGCCGGAGCAAGGTCCTACCCTGCCGCATCGCCCCATCCCCGGCCGCATCGCCCCTTCCCCAAGCCTCTCCCCTACCCGTCGCCCCCTCCCGACCGCATCGCTCCCTCGCCGACCGCATCGCGCCGGTGAAGACGACGGTGTTCTCGGTAATTCCCTTCGCCTCTTCCTTTTCCCCTTTCCACAGACGAGCCgcaaagatctagggttctatcatcTATCTGCACTGATAAACTTTTTGCTCCAGATCTACAAGATTTTCTACGGGAGGGGTTTCTTGCTCCAGATCAAAGAACCTTAGCCCGTGGAGTGACCTTATCAGAGCACGGTGAGCACAACCTCGTTCCCGCTTCTCTCTGTGTCCTGTGTCTGTAGGGGAGAAACATCTTCTGTATTGTGCTATAACTGATCTGGCAAGTAGATTTCTGTTTTGCTAAAACAGTATTATACCCTCTCAATGTCATGCTTTCCAACAACCGTTGTAATTTTCATTGCTATGCATTGTATGATTTGCACAACTCAGTACTCTTTTACCCCTTATGTTATGGAGAGGACAACCAGTTGATGTCGCCATGCGATTGTTGGTTATTCAACACAGACATAGGAGAGGTAGCAAACGGTTTCATTTAAAAGTGGTAGTTTTACTTCTCTAATAACAGAGCTTGTTTTGTAAGTATATTGTTTTGTAAGCTGTAGGGAATTGGTGACAGTTATTTGTAGTGCCGTGAAAATTACATAGAAACTGAGTTAAATGCGGCATCCTATTTAGTTTACTACAGAAGTTTTCTCTGAGATGAATATATAAACTACAACTTATATCTTATTTTGTGTCAAGCATACAGAGCTACGTTGCGTCTGAATCTATTTTTTACTTGATGTTGCCTTTCACCTAGAGTTTATGTTATCTTTTGTGAAAGAGGATATTAACTGATCATCTCCTCCTGGTTTAGGTGATATCCTTTGTGAAAGAGGATATTTTCTGGATTAATTGGTTCTGGATTAACTTACTAGCAAACATTGTTTCTCTTCTAAAAAAAACATTGTTTCTTATACACTGGAGTTTTTGTTTTGTTCTATCCGCTGGAGTATTAACTTACTGGCAAACATTGTTTGCTGAAGTATTAATAATGGCAACTGCAGTATTCATTCCGATATTGCCAAATTGCAAACACTGTCAAAAACTCGGCGATGGAGAAAGCATAAGGTGAAAATTGTATTGGTACCTTCTGTAGATGTAGCTGTCACTTTATTGTAAAACTGCACTTTATCCGTAGTTTCATATTTAGACTGCAGATTATTTTAGCAGAGCATCTACTGAATATTTGTTGTTATATTTTGAAGACATAGATGATCCACCAAGGGAGGAGTAGAAGAAGGCAATGCAAAAAAAAGCTCATGGAGATGTTGCCAACGAGATAAAGATTGGATTTCATGTTACAAACTTCTATGCTGCTCAAGTTTAATTAATGTTATCTGGTTTGGCGCAGTTCAGATAATTGACATGTATTAATTATTTGCTGCAAGATGTTTCCTTTTGTAAGATTTGCTGCAAGACTTTCTACCTTTTAATTAATTCTGCCTGGAGATGTAAAGATTGATGTATGCTTGATGcctaattttcttttcttttctgaacATATCATTATTTCCATGCTGTCTACTATGATGTCGTGTTGGTTATTTGCAATTATATTTATGATTGGTGTAACATTATTCACCCGGAGATGTAAAGATTGGTGTGTGCTTATATTGGTCTGGTTGAATACGTTGTGTATTTCGGACTGTGAGTATTCCTGATAATTTTTGGGTTAATTAGTATGCCTGAACTTTAGTATATATTATGAAAAACGTACAATTTTAGGCTTATTTTCGAATTTTGGTAGTTCCCTGAAATTCCCGGCCGTTCCCTGCGTTAGCTGCCCAAATGACATAGGCTTAGTTACCGTCCCGGTAGGGGAAGCCAGTGTTTCCCTCATGTCTAGGGAATTCCAGCCGGGGGCTCACCTTTCCCTGGGATAAGTTACGTGAGCGACCAAACGAGCCCTTAATGTGGGAATTAACCTGGTGTTCCCACCGACCCACCCTGCGATGGTACAGAAATCGACGACAACCGATGGGTGCGATGAATTGACTCCCATCAGACTGCGATCTAGAGTGTTTACCTaaacaaaaacaacaaaaaagaaaaggagaactatagttaatgggccggcccgggcGCGCAGCGCGGATGACACTCCCCCGCTATAGGCGGTACTTCCGCCACCAACGAAAACGAAACGAAACGAAAAAGAACTGTGGGACGGGAGGGACTCGGAGACGGCGGCACGCAGggactcggcggcggcggcggcaacacagggactcggcggcggcggcaacgCAGGAACTCCGCGGCGGCAAGCCAGAAACGCAGGTGAGTTTCTCCGGTACCCTCCTCCCTATCATCATCCCGGTGACCTCTCCTTCTCCGGCTAGCCCTGCCCCAGCCTGTGCGCGTCGCCCTCTTTGAGGCCGCCCTCCTCTGCTGCGCCCTATGGAAGGTTCCCCCCTTGTCCCCTTCCTCTTTGAAGTTCCAATTCGCGTCTGAAGCCGCGCGAACGACCCCCTCTAAACCCTAAATTACTGAACTGAATCATGATTGTTTGTTGTTGCTTTACTTGTGCAGTGCAGTTAATGTAAACCCCTAAAATTATCTCGCTTCTAGAGTTTAACCTCTGCAGATCCTGTACTCCCTTTATTTATTGCATCAACCAAGTTTTGTACGCATCTTGTTAGACCAAGTTAGGAAATAACAATAACTTGTTCAGCCGTCACATTTATCACAATAAAGCGAGATAATTTTTTGCCAAAATCGTCAAAATTAAACAATCTTGTTCTCCAAATAATATGTATTGTTTTTAAAACTACAGGGCCCACATCAGTGATGTCGACGAGGGTGGCGATGAAGAGTTGGTTCATGGAGACGCTTAACTCCGTGAGGGCGACTCTGCTGGAGCACCGGGCTGCTCTAGAGCAGCTGGGTAACGCCATGGGACAGGTCTCGTACGCAAATGAGCTACAGGTGCAAGCCTTGATCGCCGTCCAGGTGGTTCTCGACGAGGCGTACATGGCTCTCGGAGATGCCTTCTCGAGGCTGACTGCCGCCCACGCCTTGACCAACTCCACCAGCCGTTTGGTCCCTGCAGGTGGTGGCAAAGTGCGCGCTGCGCCCCATATCGCCGATGCCTCCCAGCACGTGCAGGTGGCGCAGGAGTCGCTCAAGTGCCTCAACGTTCACGTGAGGGCAATGGTGGTGCTCTTCACGAGCGAAACCACCAAGGCTGGTCTGGTTGGCAACCAAGTTGACATCGCCCGGGGTCTTGTGGGCGGGATACTCGTGCGTTGGGATAGGGCGCTGGTGTCCATTGCCAATGCCCGCGACGAATTTAACTAGGTGAGTGCGCTGTACTTTCTCCCTATATACCAGCATGAATGATTACATTAATGTAATTATCCAATTCATTTTGTTCTCCTCATTGCAGGCCGGACTTATTCCTTAACCAGCAAGTTTTGTTCATTCTCCATAACTGATGGATGTGGCCAAGCCATCGAAGGGGGTGGGATCCTTTGCATTGGCGGTTGAAGCCAAGTTCTCACCAGTCGTTTAATTTATCTATGCTCTCAGTTTATCGAATCTAAAAATTTCGGTCTGTTTAATCTGCTGCTATTATATGTATTGAATTCTTAGACTGCCATGGCTAGCGTAGCTTCATTAGGGAGGGCAATGTAGTTGTCTAATTAATATTGTGGCTGCATCTCATTTGTGGATGATCGAATTCAAACTGCAGAAGCGCATGTCAAAATTGGCATATTGAACATGCTCTGTAGTCATGTTATGTGGTGTGGATTTGTTCCGATCCTAGGGTAGCAGTTTTTATCAATGACCTGCATCCCCAGTTTGTTAATCGTGTTCTGCATGGTGAACTAGTATTCTGGCTGTGATGATGGATAATCACCAAGAAACCACGTATACTGGTAATCTGGGAGCATCAGGCACATGGTTTTGGTGATCCGGGAGCATATAAGATTCTAAGCATATTTGTGAAACATGTACAGATTTCTTTCTTTGGACGTACAAGATtacatgacatgttctacagaatAGTTTGCTGCTGACAGACCCAACATAGGTTTGCAGCTAGCAAACTCCATATAATAGCAGCAGAATAACCTCAAATTTTACTTATTTGAGGTATGGTGTATGTTGAGAATTTTAATATAAGTCGTTCCTCTAGATGTTATGTGGTTTTTGTGAGTGGGATATTGTTCATTTGAAGGCTGAAAAATGTTCTATTGTCATCTCACTTTCAAGTCTTGTTAGACTGCAAAGCCATGGATTGTAATCTTGTACACATTGAAAGGATTGTCACCATTGGTACCGCTCCCACGTAAAAATAAAGTATTTATTAAATCAACTCTTGTTTTTCGTGTTGAAACTAAGCAGAGGTGGTAAAGTCCATAGTTTATGTTTTTTGTATCCATAAAATTTCCAATTTTTTAACAAAACTGGACTGTGTTATTTATGATATTTACAAGTTATGAGCCACATTGCCATGTTCAAAAAAATAGAAGTGGAGTGGTAAAAGGATATCTGACCATATCTTATATTCATATCTGACTCCACAACAAATGTTTCTGAAATACTAGGAAAAGTTACTCATATATTTGTATCTCATAGACACAACATTACATACATTACATGAGGCAGAAGATTACATAGCATGTAGGCTGCAGTGCTCATGAGCTCCATGGTGATCAAGTTGATCACATAATACGATTGCTATAGTGCAAACAGACCAGAACACAGTTATATTACAACATGCACTTTCAGATCACACGACTAAAAAATTGGGATGTGTACGGAATGCTATCCTAGGATCAAAAAAAAATGGCATCACTGAACAAGATAGGAAAAACATATCATGTCTAAATTTCCAATTTTGCTGCAATTCGGTTCGATCTTCCACATATTAGATGCAGATGTGGCATTACAGTAGTATTTACACTAGTACTACATTTTACCCCTGACGAAGCCACTGAACTGAAATTAAACTTGGACAGTAGCAGCAGATTAGTGCGATCGAACTGACCTGAAATTTGGAAATGAAAATTACTGTCCTTGGGAGGAAAATTGGTACTCATAAATGCGGTACTCAGTAATATGGTACTATATATGATATCTTTCTTCCAACTTCCTATAGGAGTCTTAAAAAGATTGGATTATTTTCGATCAAGATTCTTctggcaaggggatagtgagaagCGTAAATATCGGCTGGCTAAGTGGAGTGTTCTTTGTCGACCTAAAGatcatgaaggacttggtatacaggacctccagatcaaGAATAGGGCACTTCTCGGTAAATGGTTATCCAAATTACTTACCGAAGAGGGTATCTGGCAAACACTTCTCAAGAGAAAATATATTGCTCAAAAGCTCTATCCCAGGCTCTTTGGAAACCGAGAGATTCACATttttgggctggtcttatggaCACAAAGAAATATTTCTTTCCATATGGATGTTTCTCTATCAAGGATGGATCGGAAATTCGTTTCTAGGAGGATAAATGGTTAGGTAATACCACGTTCCAAGAACAATATTCGGCATTGTATAATATCGTGCGGCACAAAAGCGACACTATCGCTAAGGTGATGGAAACTTCCCCACCAAATGTGGCGTTTAGAAGAAGTTTCATCGGTCCCAGACAAACCTCATGGCAGGAATTGTTACAGCGTCTTGAGTTAGTTCAATTGACGCAGGGAGTGGATGTGTTTCGATGGAATCTTACCGGGAATGGTTCATTCTCAGTAGCATCCATGTACAATGCTCTTATTCAGCCTGATATTCCGGTCGATAATAATtcaaaaatttggaagatgaggaTACCACTAAAAACAAAAGTCTTTGCATGATATCTTCGTCGTGGGGTCATTCTCACTAAAGATAATCTTGCCAAACGCAACTGGCATGGAAGTAAAAAGTGTGTATTCTGTCATCATGATGAGTCTATCAAACACTTATTCTTTCAATGTAAGtttgctaggtctatatggtcagcCGTTCAAATAGGGTCTACCTTATACCCATTCCGTAGTGTTGTCAATATATTTGGCAACTGGCTCAATGGTGTGGATGTAAGCGTCTTATAGGACTTGGACTTAGATCAACAAGACAACAATGCAATGGGATTCCACCCCCTTTCTATGGCTTTACTCTCGATCAGGTGGTGACGAAAACAAGCTGGATAATCTGATGGACAAGGTACTTCCTGCAGTGAGGTGAACACAATGAATTGGACAGTTGTATTCATGCAATGGGATCACAATGCCGGTAGCAGAAAGCCAGTACATAGTGCAAGAACAAACCTCAGAGATGTATGCGTCCTCGTCGGCCATTTCGGCGGTTTCGAAGACCTCCTTGTGGTCGAGGAAGATGGAGATGACGGCGACGCCGAGGTCGATGTGCTTGACTGCGAGGCTGACGAGGGAGCACGCGCGGTCGAGGTAGCTGAGCGCCTGGTCCGGCTTCCAAGTGGGGGCGACGGCGGGGGCGTCAGCCGGGTCCAGGTCCAGGCCACGGTTGAAGAGGCGGGGGCGGGTCCTGGGGATGCGCGCGCAAGGTAGTCAGAATCCCGATCCTACTACCGGAATCCTACGATTTGACGATCTTACATCACCGTATCGATCCAAATCCCACTATGAATCCCAATCGGGTAGAATCCATATTGAGTCCCGATCCAAATCATAAAATCCTTTACAATAATGTATAATCTCGATCCTTTTTATGGATTTTTCGATTATACTAATTCATTATTTTTCCCATCCGCTAAGCCTACAGGGATACTGCTTACACATCCCAAGCCCTTTTCACTTGCTTCACTACCCTTTATTTAACCACCAAACCTCAAATGATCTATCGCTATAATATTATTGCTAGAAACTTTATGGATTATTATTTTTATCTCCATTATATTATTAAGCAAACTTTGTGCTTGATAAAAATATCTTCTGAGTAAGTATGGTAGGATCTCAGATTCTACGATTCGATACTACGATTCGATACTACGACTCGATTCTGCCCGATGAAAATCGACTCAACTCTGAATCCCGACTCTGACTACCTTGTGCGCGCGTCGTCGGTGTCCGGGGATAGCATGTCGGCGAGGCGGGTTTTGAAGATGTGGTTGGTGGCGGCGGTGACCGTGTCGTCCGGGTAGCCGACCATGCAACCATCGGGCTTGCCAGTGCCGGAGGGCGGCCGTTTGCCGACGAGGAACTCGACGCAGCGCGGGACATGGTGGCCCAAGGCCAGGTTGACGGCGTGGTAGGCGAGCTCGATGCGGGTGAAGGCCTCGGTCTGGGTGCTGGGCGGGCGGGTCGGGAGGCGGTGCACGAAGAGCGTGGCGTAGAGCTGCTCGTCCGGGATGAAGGCGAAGGCGGGGTTCAGAAGGAGATGTCGGCATCGCTGTCGTAGGCGATCCGGAGGCAGGAGGTGAGGTAGCCGGCGCCGTGCTTGAGGCCCATGGAGTAGACCTTGAAGAGGTCGATCGGCGGCGAGCACCTGGAACGCggtgttgagtaacatattgtataggtataggtccccgtgttttctcagggttgtacctgtaattgtgcatgtgtccgcctatatatatatgagcagccgaccctattggtgctgtgcaatctccaataactcttctacatggtatcagaggccCTTCGGCcctgacctagccgccgccccctcctccctagggcgccgccggcctcctcccctctctgacctagccgccgccccctctcctccttgggcgccgccggccctctctcttccaaaccctagccgccgcccctccccacctggggcgccgccggccaccaccaccaccgcttctgCCATGGCCGGGTTCTCCTCCTCCGGCTCCGACCCCTTCAACTCCTCCCGCTCCGGCAGCAGCAACCCCTTCCCCGGCCCCTCTGTCGCCGCCATCCGCGACATCCCCATCGCCGAGCGCGTGCCGGTGAAGCTCTCCACCACCGCTGCCAACTTCTTCCCATGGAAGACCTGCTTCGGGCTGCTCTTCCGCGAGTATGATCTCCTTGATCACGTCGACGGCACCATCGACCTCCTCGCCATGCCGCACGACCCCGAGTGGCTCGCGatcgacgccaccatcatccgctggTTCTACCAGACCGTCTCCAACGACATCTTCCGCACCGTCGTCCGCGATGGCGACTCGGCCCACACGGTCTGGGCCAAGATCACCGGTCTCTTCACCGACAACAAAATCCAGCGGGTCACCTTCCTCCAGTAGGAGTTCTTCGGCACCCACCAGAATGACCTGTCTCTCAACGACTACGCCCTCAAGCTGAAGAGCCTCTCCGACTAGCTCCGTGACTTGGTGTTCCCGATCGATGACAAGATCATGCTCTCCACCCTGTCGGTGGTTCTCGGCGAGGATATCAGCAACACCGCCTCCAACCTCATGCTCCTCACCACGCCCACCTTCGAGCAGGCCGTGGCCTACCTGCGCCTCGAGGAGCGCCGCCTCAACCACCTTCGGGCTCGGGCGGCCCACACCGCCTTCGTCGCCGGCTTCTCACGCGGTGCCCAGACTCCCGCGCCCCGCGCCCCTGCGCCTCGTCCCACGGGTCCGCTACCGggcttccccgccgccggccagccgcccggtcagaccgggctgtggaccggccagTCCGGTCACTAGGCCGGCCCGACCGGACCATGGACCGGCCACTCTGGTGCCCAGGCCGGCCAGACCGGGCCCTGGATCGGCCAGACGACTCCTTCTGGCGGAAGCCGCCGCGGCCGTCGTCGCCGTGGCGGTGGCGGAAACGGCGGTGGCAATGGTGGCGCCAACGCCACCGCCCCCGCACCTCGTCCCCCGCagtacaccgcccctccgccatgTACCGCCGGTCACAACCCTTGGACCGGGGTTGTTCATGCCTACTCCATTCCCGTGCCGCGCGTCCCCTACCCGGGCATCATGGGGCCGCGACCGGCCACCCACCGGGCGTTCTACGCGGCGCCCCAGCCCGCCCCAGCCTACGCCGCCCCCCCGGGTTCGGCCCCGTGGGATCCCGCGCTTCTGACCGCCCTCCAGAGCGCCCCCTCCGCTGGGGcgtatggtggcggtggcgactggtTCATGGACACTGGTGCCTCCGCGCATATGGCTGCGCACCCCGGTAACCTCTCATTTTCTACACCCGCTTCCACTTCCTCTCGCATCATCGTTGGCAACGGTCATGCTCTTCCCATTACTCACACTAGCTCCGTCTCTTTTCCTTCCACTACCACTCCTCTCTCTCTACATAACGTTCTTGTTTCTCCTGACTTAATGAAAAATCTTGTTTCCGTTAAGTCCTTCTGTCGTGATAACCCTGTGACTGTGGAATTTGACGCTTTTGGTTTCTCTATCAAGGATGGTCGTACCCGGATGCTCCTCCACCGATGTGACAGCCCCGGTGATCTCTACCCTGTTGGCGCGGCCTCCACCCCCACCGGCCGCCCACTCGCCCTCTCCACCGGTGTCGACCTTTGGCACGCCCATCTTGGCCATCCTAGCTCCGCCGCTCTGCGTCAAATAATGCAAGGCTTCTCATTTACTTGTAATAAAACGGATGCCCACTCTTGTGAAGCATGTCATCTAGGCAAACATGTTCGCCTTCCGTTTAGTTCCTCCTCCATAGTCGCGTCTTTTCCGTTTCAACTTATTCATAGTGATGTTTGGACCTCGCCGGTTGCGAGTAATTCTGGTTATACTTATTATCTTGTGATTCTTGATGATTTCTCGCATTTTGTATGGACTTTTCCCCTTCGCCGTAAATTAGATGTCGCCACCACCCTCACCGCCTTCTTAGCCTTCGTCTCCACTCAGTTCGGTCGCCCCATCCATGCCTTACAAACCGACAACGGCAAAGAGTTCGACAACACCACCATTCGCTCACTTCTCGCCGCCCACGGTGCCGTCTTCCGCCTCACGTGTCCATACACCTCTTCACAGATTGTCGTGCCGAACGGATGCTTCGTACCCTCAACGACTGCGTCCGCACCCTTCTGTTCCACGCATCCATGCCCCCTCGATTCTGGCCGAATGCTCTTGCCACGACGACTCTCCTCGTCAACATCCGCCCGTGTCGTGTGCGTTGGTCATACATGCCGCATCACCTCCTCTACGGTGCGTTGCCCGCCTATGATGACCTTCGTATCTTTGGATGCCGCTGTTATCCTAACACTGCTGCCACCACCGCACATAAGCTTGCACCGCGCTCTCTCCCTTGTGTGTTTCTCGGCTACACCGCCAACACCAAGGGCTACCGCTGTTACGACCCAGTCTCCCACCGTGTCCTGACCtcccggcacgtgtactttgaCGAGTTGGTTTTTCCGTTTCAGTAGGGACTTTTGGCGCCACCTCCGACGACTCCCCCGGCGCCCGCTGGCCCTCCTGCGGCCGCGCGTCGACGACTGACCGCAGCAGCGCCCTCAGCGCCGGCCCCGCCTGGTCCCTCGGCGTCTCCGTCGCCCGCGGCGCCCGGCGCTCCCGTCACCCGAGGCGCCCCGGCGCCCCCATCGCCCGCGGCGTCTCCTTCGGCCGCCTCTTCatcggccgccccgtcgcccgccTCGCCGCCCGTCGCTGCGGTCCCTGGGCCCATGCTCACCCGCGCACGTGCGGGCGTGCGGCGGCCTTCTACACGCTACCCCGCCGACCAGTACGTCTGCACGGCGATCCCGTCTGCCGCGTCTGCCCTGTGGGCCAGCGGCAATAGCATCTGTCGCACGATGGCGGAGCTCCTCCGAGCCGCCGACCCGGCCCGGTGCCCGGTCAGGCCGGTTGCCGGGCCGGCCAACCCGGCGCGCCGCCCGGTTCTccaccggtctgccgcccggtcagaccggcccccggcCGGCCAACCCGGCCCGCCGCCCAGCGCGCCACCCGGTTCTCCGCCTGGCCTGCCGCCTAGCTCgccacccggtcggaccggccccccgGCCGGACCACCCAGCCTGCCGCCCGGCCAAACCGGTTCCGCGACCGACCCGGCGACCGCTCCTTCGCCGGTGCCCACCTCGGCTCGCGCCGCCTTGCGCGACCCGCATTGGCGTGCCGCCATGCAGGAGGAGTACGACGCGCTGCAGCGCAATAGGACCTGGGAGCTGGTTCCCCGGCCCCCTCGCGCCAACGTTATCACcggcaaatgggtcttcaagcacaagccCGGCTCCGACGGGACTCTCAAGCGCTACAAGGCGCGCTGGGTC
Coding sequences within it:
- the LOC127338032 gene encoding uncharacterized protein; this translates as MSTRVAMKSWFMETLNSVRATLLEHRAALEQLGNAMGQVSYANELQVQALIAVQVVLDEAYMALGDAFSRLTAAHALTNSTSRLVPAGGGKVRAAPHIADASQHVQVAQESLKCLNVHVRAMVVLFTSETTKAGLVGNQVDIARGLVGGILVRWDRALVSIANARDEFN